In Lepidochelys kempii isolate rLepKem1 chromosome 10, rLepKem1.hap2, whole genome shotgun sequence, a single window of DNA contains:
- the LOC140917921 gene encoding zona pellucida sperm-binding protein 3-like codes for MGYRGSLGFALLCWVVSGVTCYNPWDFSRIDSAVWRPTPRAEPPQRQAHVPSLAQPSPWARVDASQLRAVSLLQPVTVQCEEAQMVITVHRDLFGTGRLIKAADLSLGQATCRYTSLNAAENTVTFAAGLHECGSTLQMTPDSLVYSTSLNYNPTPASNPVILRTNPAVIPIECHYPRKDNVSSKAIKPTWVPFSSTLSAEERLDFSLHLMNDDWSAERPSNGFQLGEVMHIQADVSTGNHVALRLFVDSCVATLSPDRDSSPRYAVIDFNGCLVDGRSDDTTSAFISPRPRQDSLQFMVDVFRFAGDARNLIYITCHLKVTAAEQAPDALNKACSFNKAGNIWSPVEGIRDICRCCETGNCAFLGGQSGRGSPLDRWSGRRFQRDVASRHGEPLVREAEADVVVGPMIILDTDQGSRDLSVAQMEAEKAASEGFSSTAGLISVAAAIALAFITLGILVYRRCSHSSA; via the exons ATGGGGTACAGAGGTAGCCTGGGCTTTGCTCTTCTGTGCTGGGTGGTCAGTGGGGTGACCTGTTACAATCCCTGGGATTTCTCTAGGATTGACTCAGCCGTCTGGAGACCCACCCCCAGAGCTGAGCCCCCTCAACGACAAGCCCATGTGCCTTCTCTTGCCCAGCCCTCCCCCTGGGCTCGGGTTGATGCTTCCCAGCTCAGGGCTgtgtccctgctgcagcctgtcaCAGTGCAGTGTGAGGAGGCTCAGATGGTGATCACTGTGCACAGGGATCTGTTTGGCACGGGGAGACTGATCAAAGCTGCTGACCTGAGCCTTGGCCAGGCCACCTGCAGGTACACATCCCTTAATGCTGCAGAGAACACTGTGACCTTTGCAGCTGGGCTCCATGAATGTGGCAGCACCTTGCAG atgacCCCAGACTCCCTGGTTTACAGCACAAGCCTGAACTAtaaccccacccctgccagcaaCCCAGTGATCCTGAGAACCAATCCAGCTGTGATTCCCATTGAGTGTCACTACCCCAG GAAGGACAATGTGAGCAGTAAAGCCATCAAGCCAACATGGGTTCCCTTCAGCTCCACCCTGTCTGCTGAGGAGAGGCTGGATTTCTCCCTGCACCTGATGAATG ATGACTGGAGTGCTGAGAGACCCTCCAATGGATTCCAGCTGGGGGAGGTCATGCATATCCAAGCTGATGTCAGCACTGGGAACCATGTGGCTTTGAGGCTCTTTGTGGACAGCTGTGTGGCCACCCTGAGCCCAGACAGGGACTCCTCTCCCCGCTatgctgtcattgacttcaatgg GTGCCTGGTGGATGGGAGATCAGATGACACCACCTCGGCCTTCATATCCCCCAGGCCCAGGCAGGACTCACTGCAGTTCATGGTGGATGTGTTCAGGTTTGCAGGAGATGCCAGGAACTTG ATCTACATCACCTGTCATCTGAAAGTCACTGCAGCTGAGCAAGCCCCAGATGCCTTGAACAAGGCTTGTTCCTTCAACAAAGCAGGCAACAT CTGGTCTCCAGTGGAAGGCATCCGAGACATCTGCAGGTGCTGTGAGACTGGGAACTGCGCATTCCTTGGAGGACAGTCTGGGAGAGGCAGCCCTCTGGACAGATGGTCAGGGAGGCGCTTCCAGAGAGATGTGGCCTCCAGGCATG GTGAGCCCTTGGTGAGGGAAGCTGAGGCTGATGTTGTGGTAGGACCCATGATCATCTTGGATACTGATCAAGGATCAAGGGATCTCTCAGTTGCTCAAATGGAAGCAGAGAAGGCAGCATCAGAGG GATTCTCTTCTACAGCTGGTCTGATCTCAGTGGCAGCTGCCATTGCACTGGCCTTTATTACTCTGGGGATACTCGTATACAGAAGATGCAGCCATTCCAGTGCCTGA